The Roseimicrobium gellanilyticum genome includes a region encoding these proteins:
- a CDS encoding PSD1 and planctomycete cytochrome C domain-containing protein has product MLPRVLFAISSAVVSLSMLPHEARAAPVDFVREVRPIFERHCYDCHGEAKRKSGLRLDVKAAALKGGDNHGPDIIPGKAKDSPLIHFLITKDEDELMPPKGGPLSAADIDTITRWIDEGALWPDGVDLVKVQDKTNHWSFKPIAVPAGEHSVDTFITAKLKEHGLTMAPEADRVAWIRRATFDLIGLPPTPAQVDAFVKDTSPDAHAKVINVLLESPRYGERWAQHWLDVVRYADTHGFEVNTERPNAWPYRDYVIDAFNADTPYDQFIREQIVGDATGKDAATGFLVTASVLLPGQIGKDEPSKRLARQDSLDEIVMNIGQTFLGLSVGCARCHDHKFDPISHHDYYAMQAFIAGVEYGDRDLHTPEAKGARQEATRKKTQLAAIDKRLADFIPLAKTGASRAPISPKENVDRFARVKTKRLRFTIEATNNLEPCIDELEVFNVTGNNIALATAGATITSSGDTVVADRHELRFLNDGVYGNSRSWMSNETGKGWLLVEFAEPHEIDRVKWGRDRTGRFKDRLATAYRIEIEQHEGQWGIIADDGDRQKPSIDDKKPVAFSTKGLSKEEAAEARKLMGERRPLEAAIKSAEEGGKAFAGKFRTPDEIHLLSRGDPEQPKELVTPAVPVALGTLKIPNETPEQERRQALAEWIVRPENPFTARVMVNRIWQGHFGIGLVETASDFGRSGMAPSHPELLDWLAQEFIRSGWSVKQMHKRIMLSAAYRQAARENATASAIDADVRLLWRFPTRRLEAEVIRDSMLDVAGKLNLKMRGRGFDLFDKRGGLSGFIPVESFTGDGLRRMIYAHKVRREREATFGAFDCPDAGQSTARRRESITPIQALNLFNSRFTLEQSEAFALRVKQEAGEDATAQMRHAWRLALGREPSPEELSDFTPLIREHGLPALCRAIFNSNEFLFAP; this is encoded by the coding sequence ATGTTGCCCAGAGTTTTGTTTGCCATCTCCAGCGCGGTTGTTTCCCTCAGCATGCTCCCGCATGAGGCTCGGGCCGCGCCAGTGGACTTTGTGCGGGAGGTGCGGCCCATCTTTGAAAGGCACTGCTACGACTGCCACGGAGAAGCCAAACGGAAATCTGGTCTGCGACTTGATGTGAAAGCTGCGGCCCTCAAGGGCGGCGACAACCACGGTCCTGACATCATTCCCGGCAAGGCCAAAGACAGTCCGCTGATTCACTTCCTCATCACCAAAGATGAGGATGAACTCATGCCACCGAAGGGCGGGCCTCTCTCTGCTGCTGACATCGATACCATCACGCGTTGGATCGATGAAGGCGCGCTCTGGCCGGACGGTGTGGATCTGGTGAAGGTGCAGGACAAGACAAATCACTGGAGTTTCAAGCCAATCGCTGTGCCCGCTGGCGAACACTCCGTCGATACCTTCATCACTGCAAAGCTGAAGGAACATGGTCTTACCATGGCGCCTGAGGCCGATCGCGTGGCCTGGATTCGGCGTGCCACCTTTGACCTCATCGGTCTGCCACCCACACCGGCACAGGTGGACGCCTTTGTGAAGGATACCAGCCCGGACGCGCATGCGAAGGTCATCAATGTTCTCCTGGAGTCACCACGCTACGGCGAACGCTGGGCGCAACACTGGCTGGATGTGGTGCGCTACGCGGATACGCATGGCTTCGAGGTAAACACGGAAAGGCCCAATGCCTGGCCCTATCGGGACTACGTCATTGATGCGTTCAATGCGGATACGCCGTATGACCAGTTCATCCGCGAGCAGATCGTGGGAGATGCCACGGGCAAGGATGCGGCCACGGGATTCCTCGTCACGGCGTCCGTTCTTCTTCCAGGGCAAATCGGAAAGGACGAGCCTTCGAAGCGACTGGCGCGGCAAGATTCACTGGATGAGATTGTGATGAACATCGGCCAGACCTTTCTCGGTCTGAGCGTGGGTTGCGCGCGTTGTCACGATCACAAGTTCGATCCCATCTCACACCATGACTACTACGCCATGCAGGCCTTCATCGCCGGCGTCGAGTACGGAGACCGCGACCTGCACACCCCTGAGGCAAAGGGAGCCCGGCAGGAAGCCACCCGGAAGAAGACTCAGCTGGCAGCCATCGACAAACGCCTGGCAGACTTCATCCCGCTGGCCAAAACCGGCGCCTCTCGTGCCCCCATTTCGCCCAAGGAAAACGTGGACCGCTTTGCGCGCGTGAAAACGAAGCGCCTGCGCTTCACCATTGAAGCGACCAACAATCTCGAACCTTGCATCGATGAACTGGAAGTCTTCAACGTCACCGGCAACAACATCGCTCTGGCGACGGCAGGTGCCACCATCACATCCTCAGGAGACACCGTGGTCGCAGATCGTCATGAGCTCCGCTTCCTGAACGACGGTGTCTATGGCAACTCGCGCAGCTGGATGTCCAACGAAACAGGCAAGGGCTGGCTGCTGGTGGAGTTCGCGGAGCCGCATGAAATTGACCGGGTGAAGTGGGGGCGTGATCGAACGGGCAGATTCAAGGATCGCCTCGCTACCGCATACCGGATCGAGATCGAGCAGCATGAGGGGCAGTGGGGCATCATCGCGGATGATGGTGATCGCCAGAAGCCCAGCATCGATGACAAAAAGCCCGTTGCCTTCTCCACGAAGGGGCTCAGCAAAGAAGAGGCTGCCGAGGCTCGCAAACTCATGGGCGAGCGTCGTCCCTTGGAAGCCGCGATCAAGAGTGCTGAGGAAGGTGGCAAGGCCTTCGCCGGAAAGTTCCGCACGCCGGATGAGATTCACCTCTTGAGCCGTGGTGATCCCGAGCAGCCGAAGGAACTGGTCACACCCGCCGTGCCAGTCGCTCTCGGCACGTTGAAGATTCCCAACGAGACCCCAGAGCAGGAGCGCCGCCAGGCGCTCGCTGAATGGATCGTGCGGCCGGAGAATCCCTTCACAGCGCGAGTCATGGTCAATCGCATCTGGCAGGGACACTTCGGTATCGGACTGGTGGAGACGGCAAGTGACTTCGGCCGCAGTGGCATGGCGCCCTCGCATCCGGAGCTGCTCGACTGGCTCGCGCAGGAATTCATTCGCTCCGGCTGGTCCGTGAAGCAGATGCACAAACGCATCATGCTCTCCGCGGCCTACCGTCAGGCAGCACGTGAGAATGCCACTGCGTCTGCGATCGATGCGGATGTGCGCCTGCTCTGGCGCTTCCCCACGCGACGGCTCGAAGCGGAGGTCATTCGAGATTCCATGCTGGATGTGGCAGGCAAGTTGAACTTGAAAATGCGCGGTCGCGGTTTTGACCTTTTCGACAAGCGCGGCGGATTGAGCGGTTTCATACCCGTTGAGTCCTTCACCGGCGATGGCCTGCGACGTATGATCTATGCGCACAAGGTTCGCCGCGAACGTGAGGCAACCTTTGGCGCCTTTGATTGCCCGGATGCTGGACAGAGCACGGCACGTCGACGTGAGTCCATCACGCCCATCCAGGCGCTCAATCTCTTCAACAGCCGCTTCACGCTGGAGCAATCCGAGGCCTTCGCCCTGCGCGTGAAGCAAGAAGCGGGCGAGGATGCAACCGCGCAAATGCGCCACGCCTGGCGTCTTGCCCTGGGACGAGAGCCTTCTCCAGAAGAGCTCAGCGACTTCACGCCCCTCATCCGTGAGCATGGTCTCCCAGCCTTGTGCCGGGCCATTTTCAACAGCAACGAGTTTCTCTTCGCACCATGA
- a CDS encoding sigma-70 family RNA polymerase sigma factor, which yields MSPSENERHHRFLRAFTAQEPVIRAYVRRLLPTRADADDVMQEVSVVLWDKFDSFQADGDFRSWAFGVARYEVLAWLRDKGRDKLVLDETVVTKLADESAEREPHLERQREALEACMQKVPADQRILLMQAYQPQARMQEVAEASGRTSAGFYQWLHRMRRMLMDCIRRALAQEVSS from the coding sequence ATGTCTCCCTCTGAAAACGAACGCCATCATCGATTCCTCCGAGCCTTCACGGCGCAAGAGCCGGTCATCCGTGCGTATGTGCGTCGCTTGCTCCCGACACGGGCAGACGCTGACGACGTGATGCAGGAGGTCTCGGTCGTTCTTTGGGACAAGTTCGACTCCTTCCAGGCCGATGGCGATTTTCGTTCATGGGCCTTTGGCGTGGCCCGCTATGAAGTGCTCGCCTGGCTGCGAGACAAGGGTCGCGACAAGCTGGTGCTGGACGAAACGGTGGTCACGAAGCTCGCGGATGAGTCCGCCGAGCGTGAGCCGCATCTGGAGCGCCAGCGCGAGGCCCTGGAAGCCTGCATGCAAAAGGTGCCGGCCGACCAGCGCATCCTGCTCATGCAGGCCTACCAGCCCCAAGCGCGCATGCAGGAAGTGGCGGAAGCCAGCGGACGCACCAGCGCCGGATTCTATCAGTGGCTTCACCGCATGCGTCGCATGCTGATGGACTGCATTCGCCGCGCTCTGGCGCAGGAGGTATCCTCATGA
- a CDS encoding DUF1501 domain-containing protein: MIHHTDKAEHLSPAGRTLLDRRRFLTSSASALGSIALTNLLGLDGLLAASTPGITIDPARPYAPRRTHFPAKAKNVVVIFCAGAVSQLETWDYKPELIQWDDKPLPGGPAVTFQGPAGNLARPQYAFRQRGLTGKWVSDMIPYLAELTDDLAFVHSLTSKSNTHGPAENFLSTGFVLDGFPSLGAWTTYALGSESQELPAYVAIPDPRGVPQNGSNNWGPGFLPAAFQGTTMSSKEPVRHLVAPGISSAQDRAARTALQRMNARHLAQHPGDGKLAARIASYELAARMQLSVPEINDLSSEPAHILKLYGADDVANPDKAAFARNCILARRLIERGVRFVQLFNGAYASGGKLNWDGHNALKEQYDIHAPIMDQPAAALIRDLRQRGLLQDTLVVWCTEFGRMPFFQKGAKGRDHNPDGFTCWLTGAGVRPGVSHGETDPLGQRAVKDVHPLYDFNATILHLLGLDHEKLTFEHNGIQRRLTNVEGHVIHEVLA; encoded by the coding sequence ATGATACACCACACGGACAAGGCTGAGCACCTCTCTCCTGCGGGCCGCACGCTGCTCGATCGACGGCGTTTCCTCACCAGCAGCGCCAGTGCACTTGGCTCCATCGCACTTACCAATTTGCTGGGCCTCGATGGCCTGCTTGCCGCTTCAACGCCGGGAATCACCATCGATCCTGCCAGGCCCTATGCGCCACGTCGCACGCACTTTCCTGCCAAGGCGAAGAACGTCGTGGTCATCTTCTGCGCAGGCGCCGTGAGCCAGCTCGAAACGTGGGACTACAAGCCCGAGCTCATCCAGTGGGATGACAAGCCCCTGCCTGGGGGACCCGCCGTGACCTTCCAGGGCCCCGCCGGCAATCTCGCGCGCCCGCAGTACGCCTTCCGCCAGCGTGGTCTGACCGGGAAATGGGTGAGCGACATGATCCCGTACCTCGCGGAGCTCACGGACGATCTCGCGTTTGTCCATTCACTGACGAGCAAGTCCAACACCCACGGTCCTGCCGAGAACTTCCTCTCCACCGGTTTCGTGCTGGACGGCTTCCCCAGTCTCGGCGCTTGGACCACGTATGCCTTGGGTAGCGAAAGCCAGGAGCTGCCCGCCTATGTGGCCATCCCGGATCCACGCGGCGTGCCGCAGAATGGCTCCAATAACTGGGGTCCCGGCTTCCTGCCCGCCGCTTTCCAAGGCACGACCATGAGTTCGAAGGAACCTGTGCGCCATCTCGTCGCTCCCGGGATATCGAGCGCGCAGGATCGGGCCGCTCGCACCGCCCTGCAGCGCATGAATGCCCGCCATCTCGCCCAGCACCCGGGCGATGGCAAACTCGCCGCCCGCATCGCCAGCTACGAACTCGCCGCCCGCATGCAGCTCAGCGTTCCTGAAATCAATGACCTCAGCTCCGAGCCTGCACACATTCTGAAGCTCTACGGTGCGGATGATGTGGCGAATCCGGACAAGGCCGCCTTCGCGCGGAACTGCATCCTCGCCCGTCGCCTCATCGAGCGAGGCGTGCGGTTTGTGCAGCTCTTCAACGGTGCCTACGCCAGCGGCGGGAAATTGAACTGGGACGGGCACAACGCGCTCAAGGAGCAGTACGACATCCACGCGCCCATCATGGACCAACCTGCCGCTGCTCTCATCCGTGACCTGCGCCAGCGCGGTCTGCTGCAGGATACGCTGGTGGTGTGGTGCACGGAGTTTGGCCGGATGCCTTTTTTCCAAAAAGGAGCCAAAGGCCGGGACCACAATCCGGATGGCTTCACCTGCTGGCTCACCGGCGCCGGCGTGAGGCCAGGCGTGAGCCACGGCGAAACCGATCCGCTGGGGCAGAGAGCCGTGAAGGATGTGCATCCCCTCTACGACTTCAATGCCACCATCCTGCACCTTCTGGGCCTTGATCACGAAAAGCTCACCTTCGAGCACAACGGCATCCAGCGCCGCCTCACCAATGTGGAGGGGCATGTGATTCACGAGGTGCTGGCGTGA
- a CDS encoding PSD1 and planctomycete cytochrome C domain-containing protein, whose amino-acid sequence MRFFLSFPLLTLAASAAGGGTAWAEGKSVGFNKDIRPILATKCYACHGPDEDKREGGLRLDVREEAVPAAIKPGDPDHSEVWARIITHDPDDVMPPPSSPKQLTEKERSLLKTWIQQGAKYEEHWSFLPITRIAPPPVKQVAGVRNAIDLFIRAELEKHHLPISPEADPITLLRRVSLDLTGLPPSPTEVKAFLSDKRPDAYERTVERLLDSPHFGERWGRHWLDMARYADSNGFLGDAVRPNAWRYRDWVIDAINRDLPFDEFTIEQLAGDLLPDATATQRAGTGFHRNAALNTEAGVDKEEARFQNLADRVNTTGRVWMGLTLGCAQCHTHKYDPITIRDYYSTYAFFNNTVDKDEEGTKTPTLNEVDKKRRETYVHMAGDYARRGPTVVPASLSALPKLKQPAVGEATRLDFAQWLVSPEHPLTSRVAVNHVWSKLFGVGIVATPDDFGVSGESPSHPALLDWLATEFIRNGWSRKELIRLIVNSATYRQSSAHREDLVDVDPLNRLLARQNRLRLEAEVLRDAALTTSGLLTRSIGGQSIRPPLPGDIFDVGRSVKWEVSKGHERYRRGLYILTMRSILYPMLTTFDAPDAADACVRRERSNTPLQALTMMNDPVFVEATQALALRVTRESKRDTTARLKHLFRLCMMREPRADEMERLREFHAEQAKRVRASGKEALSVLGIVKDATPPADAQDTATLIALARVLMNLDEFINRE is encoded by the coding sequence ATGCGGTTTTTCCTGTCTTTCCCGCTCCTCACTCTGGCCGCTTCTGCGGCTGGCGGTGGTACGGCGTGGGCTGAGGGCAAGTCTGTCGGCTTCAACAAGGACATCCGGCCCATCCTCGCCACGAAGTGCTATGCCTGCCATGGGCCGGACGAGGACAAGCGTGAGGGCGGGCTGCGGCTGGACGTGCGTGAGGAGGCCGTGCCTGCCGCCATCAAGCCGGGCGATCCGGATCACAGCGAAGTGTGGGCCCGCATCATCACGCATGACCCGGATGACGTGATGCCGCCGCCGTCTTCGCCGAAGCAGCTCACCGAAAAGGAGCGCTCGTTGCTCAAGACCTGGATCCAGCAAGGTGCGAAATATGAGGAGCACTGGTCCTTCCTGCCCATCACGCGGATTGCGCCGCCGCCAGTGAAACAGGTCGCTGGCGTACGCAATGCCATCGACCTCTTCATCCGTGCGGAGCTGGAGAAGCATCATCTGCCCATCTCCCCTGAAGCGGATCCCATCACCCTGCTCCGCCGCGTCTCACTGGATCTCACCGGCCTGCCCCCCTCACCCACCGAGGTGAAAGCCTTTCTCAGCGACAAGCGACCCGATGCCTACGAGCGCACCGTGGAGCGGCTGTTGGACTCACCCCATTTCGGCGAACGCTGGGGACGTCATTGGCTGGACATGGCCCGCTATGCGGACAGCAATGGTTTCCTGGGTGACGCCGTGCGCCCGAACGCCTGGCGCTACCGCGACTGGGTCATTGACGCCATCAATCGCGACTTGCCCTTCGATGAGTTCACCATCGAGCAGCTCGCCGGCGATCTCCTCCCAGACGCAACCGCCACGCAGCGGGCCGGCACCGGCTTCCACCGCAACGCTGCGCTGAACACCGAGGCTGGCGTGGACAAGGAAGAGGCGCGCTTCCAGAACCTCGCGGACCGCGTGAATACCACCGGCCGTGTCTGGATGGGCCTCACTCTCGGCTGCGCCCAGTGCCACACGCACAAGTATGATCCCATCACCATCCGGGACTACTACAGTACCTACGCCTTCTTCAACAACACGGTCGACAAGGACGAGGAGGGAACGAAGACGCCTACCCTCAACGAGGTGGATAAGAAACGCCGCGAGACCTACGTGCATATGGCAGGTGACTATGCGCGCCGTGGTCCGACCGTCGTGCCAGCCAGCCTTTCCGCACTGCCGAAACTGAAACAACCCGCGGTGGGAGAAGCCACACGGCTCGACTTTGCCCAGTGGCTTGTGTCCCCAGAGCATCCTCTCACGAGCCGCGTGGCAGTGAATCACGTCTGGAGCAAGCTCTTCGGCGTGGGCATCGTAGCCACTCCGGATGACTTCGGCGTGAGCGGCGAGTCCCCCTCTCATCCCGCGCTGCTGGACTGGCTTGCCACGGAGTTCATACGCAACGGTTGGAGCCGGAAGGAACTCATCCGCCTCATTGTGAACTCTGCCACCTATCGCCAGTCATCCGCCCATCGTGAAGACCTGGTCGATGTCGATCCGCTCAACCGCCTGCTCGCGCGACAGAATCGTCTGCGACTGGAAGCCGAGGTCCTGCGCGATGCCGCTCTCACCACCAGCGGACTCCTCACACGCAGCATCGGAGGGCAGAGCATCCGCCCGCCGTTGCCTGGTGACATCTTTGATGTGGGGCGCTCGGTGAAATGGGAGGTGAGCAAGGGGCATGAGCGCTATCGACGTGGCCTCTACATCCTCACCATGCGCAGCATTCTCTATCCGATGCTCACCACCTTCGACGCACCGGATGCCGCCGATGCCTGTGTACGCCGTGAACGCAGCAATACTCCTCTGCAGGCACTGACGATGATGAATGATCCCGTCTTCGTGGAAGCAACGCAGGCGCTCGCGCTTCGTGTCACGCGTGAGAGCAAGCGAGACACCACTGCGCGGCTTAAACATCTCTTCCGCCTCTGCATGATGCGTGAACCGCGTGCGGATGAAATGGAACGGCTCCGCGAGTTCCATGCGGAGCAGGCAAAACGCGTTCGCGCCAGCGGCAAGGAGGCGCTCTCTGTGCTGGGCATCGTCAAGGACGCTACACCTCCAGCAGATGCCCAGGACACCGCCACCCTCATCGCGCTCGCCCGTGTGCTCATGAATCTGGATGAGTTCATCAATCGCGAGTAG
- a CDS encoding putative sensor domain DACNV-containing protein, which translates to MATLTPAIRPVTSLAGPEPSLASLVAQISHMVGGREDSPDLGEIRALCDLLYTASLLKEEGRVVRARIIIAPPEGFTAQEGPPDGIHAIRFASTHAFTAGEIKRLSPAASFFHSLIAVWPEKDRGFRIWGLLNTGPRWLNLMAGGRKPGGITMPYPTIHVRDPGWLLFYQNYELLAEWRGREFHGPRMDVFQSRLMSERFADLRHRLARESWSHRLPETLTIEAYAELIHRIALQFLRRIVSLVRSSGHGGTLVIFPMKRNAEESQSAAERWIDCKYLASTESAGNRVKFLIEAMLRRLGELCPEGSSVEDAWSCFKKSTDPELDNLEESFFELARMYSDMMQVDGALVLEHGLNVVGFGGEIRVDMNVVHVEQSHDLERTQVSRWNVQSDGTRHRSLYRLCAVEPQAVGYVISQDGQVRMIANVNDTVTFWLHTAI; encoded by the coding sequence ATGGCCACTCTTACCCCTGCTATCCGACCTGTGACTTCGTTGGCTGGACCGGAGCCATCCCTGGCCAGTCTGGTGGCGCAGATCTCGCACATGGTGGGTGGCCGGGAGGACTCGCCCGATCTTGGAGAGATCCGGGCCCTGTGTGACCTCCTCTACACCGCGAGCCTGCTGAAGGAAGAGGGCCGGGTGGTGCGGGCGCGCATCATCATCGCACCACCGGAGGGCTTCACCGCGCAGGAGGGACCGCCGGACGGGATTCATGCCATTCGCTTCGCCAGCACACACGCCTTCACCGCGGGTGAAATCAAGCGGTTGAGTCCTGCGGCAAGCTTCTTCCACTCGCTCATCGCGGTATGGCCGGAGAAGGACCGCGGCTTCCGCATCTGGGGCCTGCTGAATACCGGACCCCGGTGGTTGAACCTGATGGCTGGTGGTCGCAAGCCAGGGGGCATCACCATGCCTTACCCCACCATCCATGTGCGTGATCCGGGATGGCTGCTCTTTTACCAGAACTACGAGTTGCTCGCGGAGTGGCGTGGCCGCGAATTCCACGGACCGCGCATGGATGTCTTCCAGTCGCGTCTCATGAGCGAGCGCTTTGCGGATCTGCGGCATCGCCTGGCGCGGGAAAGCTGGTCCCACCGGCTGCCGGAAACGCTCACCATCGAAGCGTATGCGGAGCTCATTCATCGCATCGCGCTGCAGTTCCTGAGACGCATCGTGAGCCTGGTGCGCTCGAGTGGACATGGGGGCACGTTGGTCATCTTCCCGATGAAGAGGAATGCGGAGGAGTCGCAGTCCGCGGCGGAGCGATGGATCGACTGCAAGTACCTCGCCTCCACGGAATCCGCGGGCAATCGCGTGAAGTTCCTCATCGAGGCGATGCTGCGACGGCTTGGGGAATTGTGCCCGGAAGGATCCAGCGTGGAAGATGCCTGGAGCTGCTTCAAAAAGAGCACGGATCCGGAGCTGGACAATCTGGAGGAGTCCTTCTTTGAACTCGCGCGCATGTACTCAGACATGATGCAGGTGGATGGCGCACTCGTGCTGGAGCATGGACTGAATGTCGTGGGCTTCGGTGGCGAGATCCGCGTGGACATGAATGTCGTGCATGTGGAGCAGTCGCATGACCTGGAGCGCACGCAGGTGAGCCGTTGGAATGTGCAGAGCGATGGCACCCGGCACCGCTCTCTCTACAGGCTCTGCGCTGTGGAACCCCAGGCGGTGGGTTATGTCATCTCCCAGGACGGCCAGGTGCGCATGATCGCAAATGTGAATGATACCGTGACCTTCTGGCTGCACACGGCAATCTAA
- a CDS encoding LamG-like jellyroll fold domain-containing protein — protein sequence MKLDMEPLIHAYMDGTISHDEMARLNALLLENAEARREFAELLNMDSALAALAAGWEEEALEQAQTGRSTAPSAHRAPWLMATVCVVILMVAAGWWWQVAHRPFATVESVAGAAAFQPGASLHGELHELHAGTLSLITRRGAHVVIEAPASFRFESAQRLRISRGRLAADVPPSAKGFTVVTPSGDAIDLGTRFGVDVPAQGAAEIHVFQGEVIAKATGARQQQSLRGGDAVTMDQGSSTTRELRNAAFIQPDEVSSLKAGLAAGQRTRAEAALQQLREDPALIALMDFEAEAMPGEGVYRMVQGRWPGSRAPEFVQVGDHLKLDVGGDRSWPQLTLAAWVRIDRLGEPYQSLLHTDGWSKNNPGQVHWMITQEAVMRLALIGNTLAPGADERQGYPDSRTPVLPEQGRWMHVAVVYDSAKKSVRFYLNGRLDKETRQEIAHPARLGPAQIGNWNQRDRKLSGRVDELLILGRAMTDDEVHTLHTAGNPYR from the coding sequence ATGAAGCTGGATATGGAACCCCTGATCCATGCCTACATGGATGGCACCATCTCTCACGATGAGATGGCCCGGCTCAATGCCCTGCTGCTGGAGAATGCCGAGGCACGGAGGGAGTTCGCAGAGTTGCTGAACATGGACTCCGCGCTCGCTGCTTTGGCGGCGGGTTGGGAGGAGGAAGCATTGGAGCAAGCGCAAACCGGCCGCTCGACTGCGCCCTCCGCGCATCGCGCGCCGTGGCTCATGGCGACGGTATGCGTCGTCATCTTGATGGTCGCCGCGGGGTGGTGGTGGCAGGTCGCGCATCGCCCTTTTGCGACCGTGGAGAGCGTTGCGGGAGCAGCGGCCTTCCAGCCAGGCGCCTCATTGCATGGGGAATTGCACGAGCTGCATGCAGGCACACTCTCGCTAATCACGCGACGGGGAGCCCATGTGGTGATTGAAGCGCCTGCGTCGTTCCGATTTGAGTCGGCTCAACGGCTGCGGATTTCACGGGGGCGTCTCGCGGCAGATGTGCCGCCTTCGGCCAAGGGCTTTACGGTGGTGACGCCGTCCGGCGATGCCATCGACCTGGGCACGCGTTTTGGTGTCGATGTGCCCGCACAAGGCGCGGCGGAAATTCATGTGTTCCAGGGCGAGGTCATCGCCAAGGCCACCGGTGCCAGGCAGCAGCAGAGCCTGCGTGGTGGAGACGCCGTGACCATGGACCAGGGCTCCAGCACCACGCGTGAACTGCGCAATGCCGCCTTCATCCAGCCGGATGAGGTCTCTTCGCTCAAGGCCGGGCTCGCAGCAGGGCAACGAACACGCGCGGAAGCTGCGCTGCAGCAACTGCGGGAAGACCCTGCACTCATAGCCCTAATGGATTTCGAAGCGGAGGCGATGCCAGGCGAAGGTGTGTACCGCATGGTGCAGGGCCGCTGGCCCGGATCACGTGCGCCCGAGTTTGTGCAGGTAGGTGACCATCTGAAACTGGACGTCGGCGGCGATCGCTCCTGGCCTCAACTCACCCTGGCCGCATGGGTGCGCATTGATCGACTCGGTGAGCCGTATCAATCGCTCCTGCATACAGATGGATGGAGCAAAAACAATCCCGGCCAGGTGCACTGGATGATCACACAGGAGGCCGTCATGCGCCTCGCCCTGATCGGAAACACCCTGGCTCCCGGAGCGGATGAGCGTCAGGGCTATCCCGATTCCCGCACGCCGGTGCTCCCCGAGCAGGGACGCTGGATGCATGTGGCCGTGGTTTATGATTCCGCGAAGAAGAGCGTGCGCTTCTACCTCAACGGCAGGCTCGACAAGGAGACCCGCCAGGAGATTGCCCATCCCGCTCGTCTCGGTCCCGCACAGATCGGGAACTGGAACCAGAGGGATCGCAAGCTCAGTGGCCGCGTGGATGAGTTGCTCATCCTCGGCCGCGCCATGACCGATGACGAGGTGCATACCCTCCACACCGCTGGAAACCCCTACCGTTGA